Part of the Kiritimatiellia bacterium genome, TCTGACTGCAAATATGGATTGCCAAAACCGGCGGCGTCTGCTAGACTTGGGTCGATGAAGAATTACATTCCCCGCGAAATAGAACCCGTGTTGCACGGCATGTTGAAACATTCAGGAAACGTTCAAAGTCATGCTTGCAAAGGGAGTTTCTCCCCGGCTCTATTATCTCCGCACCAAAGGCGGACTGGAGGTGGATCTTCTCATTGAAGGCCGGGCCGGCGTTCTCCATCCTTTTGAATTCAAGCTCACCCGGACGCCGCGCAGGGAGATGGGCGACGCTATCGCGCGTTTTCGTTCGGAGTTCGGAAAGCTTAATCCGGCGCCGGGCGGACTGGTGACATTATCTGACCATGACGCACCGCTTACCCGCGACGCGCGGCTGATGCCTCTATCTGTTTTTCTTTCCAAAGCGGGAATACTGTCTTTGACGTAGAAATGAAAAATTGTTTGTATTAACCAGCCTATCGTTGCTATATTATAAATATTCAGCCGGCAAAACGGGGGAATAAAAAATGAGAAAAACTTCTGCCTTTCTTCGCGGCTTCACTCTTATTGAGCTTCTGGTCGTCATTTCCATCATCGCCATCCTGGCCGGCATGACCATTCCCACTTTTTATTACGCAAAACAGCGGGCCCGGGAAGCCGAGGCGCGCGTGACGGTCAAACAGCTTGAAACCGCCTTCAGGGCTTACCTGGACACCTACAAGGTCTGGCCGGACGCCTGGCCGGGCGCCTATGGCGCCCCGGGAGGGCCCAATGATATTAAGGGCGATATTTTTAAAACGCTGCGCGGCGAAAATATTTCCGACATGAACAAGCAGGAAATTGTGTTTTACGAGTTTGAAAGCTATACCAATTTCACGGACCAGACGACCGCCTATGATCCGTGGTCAAATCCAAAAGAAGATCCGTCAACGTGGCAGGCCTACCAGGTTATGTTTGACAAGGATTACGATAATAAAATCTCCCTGCCCGGCGAGCTTGGCGGAGGCGACGCTTACCGCAGCGTGGCGGTCTGGTCGGTCGGAAACCGCGACGAAACCAATATCATCGCCAGTTGGAAGTAGGAAAAGAGAGGCACAAAGGCAGAAGGCACAAAGTCGGAGGGGGAGAAGAGAGGCACAAAGGCAGAAATAAAGAATGTTCAAAGCGTTCTGTGCCTGTTCTGATTGTTTTGATCCTTTACATAGACATAAAACAGAAAGTCGGGATGAAGAATATAATGGTCAAAATGTTTAGGAAACTATGTGCCTTTGTGCCTTTGTGCCTTTGTGCCTCTCTTCGCACCTCTGTGCCTTTCCGCCGCGGGTTCACCCTGGTTGAGCTCATGCTCGTCATGGGCGTGATTGTTATCCTGATGACCCTGCTCTTCCCCGTGGTCATCGGCATGAAGGACAAAGCGCGCAAGAAACAGGCCCTGGCCGAGGCGCACGCGATTGTCCTGGCCCTCAAGGGCTACCGGATGGAATACGGCAAGTGGCCCAACCAGACCCAGGCCGGGGGCGACACAACTTATTTTACCAATAACCACAAGATTATTCAGCCGTTAATCGGACATCATCCGCGCGAAAACCCGCGCGGAAAGGTTTTTCTCTCCCTGCAACAATCCAACCAGACCGATACCGTCACTAATTTTACCGACCCCTGGGGGTCGCCCTACGTCATCTGCCTGGACGAAAACGCGGACGGAGATTGCATGATTGATTTTACAAACATCGTCTACGCCAACATTTTTGCCAATACCATATATGCTTACTCCGCAACCAATTATTTGATAGCTGATATGGAGGCGGTCGCGGCTTCATTCGCCAATACGACCAATGCAACGCTTGCCGCTCCTTTTGAAATTGAGACCTGGAGCGAGCCGCAGTAAGGGAAGAACACTCAAAGCACGAAATCCGAAATTCGAAACAAATCCAAATGACAGAAATGCAAAACAAAAAGGTTTAAGAAATTTTGAACATTGAAATTTGTTTCGGATTTCGATATTCGGATTTCGGATTTAGGCGATAGCTTTTTAGGAAACAAAAACGACATGTTAAGGTTAAATAATGGAGAGACTAACAAGCGTTTACCGCGCGCAGCGCGCGCCTTTACCCTGGTTGAACTCCTGGTGGTGATGGTGCTGATGGCGATCATCATCGGCATTTCCGTCCCGGCCTTCGTCGGCATGGGGCGCGGGGCCGGCATGCGCGGAGCGGTGCGCTCGGTTCACTCCTCGCTTTCCCTCGTCCGGCAATGGGCCATCACCCACCGCGAACAGGTTACTTTTGTCTACTGCAATGGGGACAATGCGGAATCCTATTTTTACGCCACCAACGAGTTCAACACGGCCATCATCAGCACCAATGAGCCGACCACGCTTCCCCTGGATGTGATCTTTTATTTCAGCTCCGGGACCAACGATTATATCACTTTCAAATCTGACGGCGGCCTGCTGGATGATGGTCATTTGGTCGACGGCCAAAAGATCGTCAACATTCGGGATAGAAAATTCAAGACCGAAGAAGCAAAAGGCAAGAAAATTTCAATCAACGGCCTGACCGGCGCCATCCGGGTGGAATAGCGCCCCCGGCAGGCCCGGACGGGGAAGTTTTATCAATGTTGCGGCATGATGATCTTTACAATGTCGGCCGCCGAGGAAATTTTTTCCCTGGTTTTACTTGATTCATCCTCGCGAAACCGCCTTCCTATCTCAAGGGCGGCCTTGATTTGCGCGATTTTTGTCGATCCCAGCCTTTTTATCTGCTGCCAGTCCCGGATATCGGTATGGCTTATATTCCGGTAGGCGCCAAATTGGCCAAGTGTTTTCCTGGCCAGATCAATCGCGCTAACCCCCTTTACGCCGGCGCGCAGCAAGATTGCCAGAAGCTC contains:
- a CDS encoding type II secretion system protein, encoding MRKTSAFLRGFTLIELLVVISIIAILAGMTIPTFYYAKQRAREAEARVTVKQLETAFRAYLDTYKVWPDAWPGAYGAPGGPNDIKGDIFKTLRGENISDMNKQEIVFYEFESYTNFTDQTTAYDPWSNPKEDPSTWQAYQVMFDKDYDNKISLPGELGGGDAYRSVAVWSVGNRDETNIIASWK
- a CDS encoding prepilin-type N-terminal cleavage/methylation domain-containing protein, with the translated sequence MVKMFRKLCAFVPLCLCASLRTSVPFRRGFTLVELMLVMGVIVILMTLLFPVVIGMKDKARKKQALAEAHAIVLALKGYRMEYGKWPNQTQAGGDTTYFTNNHKIIQPLIGHHPRENPRGKVFLSLQQSNQTDTVTNFTDPWGSPYVICLDENADGDCMIDFTNIVYANIFANTIYAYSATNYLIADMEAVAASFANTTNATLAAPFEIETWSEPQ
- a CDS encoding prepilin-type N-terminal cleavage/methylation domain-containing protein — protein: MLRLNNGETNKRLPRAARAFTLVELLVVMVLMAIIIGISVPAFVGMGRGAGMRGAVRSVHSSLSLVRQWAITHREQVTFVYCNGDNAESYFYATNEFNTAIISTNEPTTLPLDVIFYFSSGTNDYITFKSDGGLLDDGHLVDGQKIVNIRDRKFKTEEAKGKKISINGLTGAIRVE